In Moorella sp. Hama-1, a single genomic region encodes these proteins:
- a CDS encoding methenyltetrahydromethanopterin cyclohydrolase, producing the protein MPDGLRASLNNLAAQILEAEVLPQAESLGIGVIRLTNGAVVIDMGIRYPGSWSAAAYFVRVGLGGLGQLTFNTYPLNGFLIPAVQITVTNPLIAEMASHVAYWKLNHQGKNLVISGPIRSIKGSDVFARATAYRDVAATKAVACLQTTEIPGEELAELLASEIGLPVTSLYILVAKTASIVGAVQVCARNVEQTLPTLYDRGFDLAKIVQAEGHTPVVSIVDDEEVAYGHVNDCLIYGQESNIYVRCQDEELIQILNDIPFVKNRGIYGTPFQELFQRCRNDWALVPRDWDAPCQVNLINLATGNIFSTGSRHLGILTSDFLGVKE; encoded by the coding sequence ATGCCTGACGGTTTAAGAGCCAGCCTTAACAACCTGGCCGCTCAAATCCTGGAAGCGGAAGTTCTGCCCCAAGCTGAATCCCTGGGTATTGGCGTCATCAGGTTAACCAACGGAGCCGTTGTTATCGATATGGGTATTCGCTACCCTGGTAGCTGGTCGGCTGCCGCTTACTTTGTCAGGGTCGGTTTGGGAGGCCTGGGGCAGTTAACTTTTAATACGTATCCTTTAAACGGTTTCCTCATTCCGGCGGTCCAGATAACGGTAACTAATCCCTTAATCGCTGAAATGGCTTCCCATGTGGCCTACTGGAAGTTAAATCACCAGGGGAAAAATCTCGTTATTTCCGGACCAATCAGGAGTATAAAAGGCTCCGATGTTTTTGCCCGGGCTACCGCTTATCGCGATGTTGCTGCTACTAAAGCCGTAGCTTGCCTACAAACCACTGAGATCCCCGGGGAGGAATTAGCGGAACTTCTGGCCAGTGAAATCGGGCTCCCGGTTACCTCCCTTTATATCCTGGTGGCTAAAACCGCCTCCATTGTCGGCGCCGTGCAGGTTTGCGCCCGGAATGTTGAACAAACTCTACCCACCCTCTATGACCGGGGGTTTGATCTAGCGAAGATTGTCCAGGCCGAGGGCCATACACCAGTAGTTTCTATTGTTGATGATGAAGAGGTGGCTTATGGTCACGTAAATGATTGCCTTATCTATGGTCAGGAAAGTAATATATATGTTCGTTGCCAGGATGAGGAGTTAATCCAAATATTAAATGATATTCCCTTTGTTAAGAATAGAGGTATTTATGGAACTCCATTCCAGGAGCTTTTTCAGCGCTGCAGGAATGATTGGGCCCTGGTGCCCAGGGATTGGGATGCCCCCTGCCAGGTGAATTTGATTAACCTGGCAACCGGCAACATTTTTTCCACGGGTTCCCGCCATTTAGGTATCCTTACCAGTGATTTTTTAGGTGTAAAGGAGTAA